One window of the Sander lucioperca isolate FBNREF2018 chromosome 5, SLUC_FBN_1.2, whole genome shotgun sequence genome contains the following:
- the LOC116048362 gene encoding tripartite motif-containing protein 3-like isoform X1 — protein MSATMAKRETGSTSPVVRQIDKQFLVCSICLDHYHNPKVLPCLHTFCEKCLQNYIPPQSLTLSCPVCRQTSILPEKGVAALQNNFFITNLMEVLQRDPECSRPEACNVLESASAATACQPLSCPNHEGKVMEFYCESCETAMCLECTEGEHREHVTVPLRDVLEQHKSALKNQLDAVRNRLPQLTAAIELVNEISKQLTERKNEAVTEISNTFDELEKALHQRKTALITEVENICSTKQKVLQAQLTSLLQGKENIQSSCNFTEQALSHGSATEVLLVQKQMGERVSALARHTFPEHPHENGHLECQVETDGLRRSIQNLGVLITTGTVGHTSVATGEGLRHALVGQHTTVTVTTKDKDGELVKTGNATLRAEIISADGVCTEAEVADNKNGTYEVGYTIRSEGEFTFSLLLYEQPVRGSPFRLRAVKPSDVLQSPDDVKRRVKSPSGGGGHVRQKAVRRPSSMYSTTKKKENPIEDELIYRVGTRGRDKAEFTNLQGISTSSNGRIVVADSNNQCIQVFTNDGQFKMRFGVRGRSPGQLQRPTGVTVDMNGDIIVADYDNRWISIFSSDGKFKNKIGAGRLMGPKGVAVDKNGHIITVDNKACCVFIFQSNGKLVTKFGARGTSDRHFAEKSGANIALEQKLSKSGPVFSPHFVAVNNKNEIVVTDFHNHSVKVYNADGEFLFKFGSHGEGNGQFNAPTGVAVDANGNIIVADWGNSRIQVFDSSGSFLSYINTSADPLYGPQGLALTSDGHVAVADSGNHCFKVYRYLQ, from the exons ATGTCCGCCACCATGGCTAAGCGTGAGACCGGCAGCACCAGCCCTGTGGTCAGGCAGATAGACAAGCAGTTCCTGGTCTGCAGCATTTGTTTGGACCATTATCACAACCCCAAGGTCCTGCCCTGCCTGCACACCTTCTGTGAGAA ATGTCTACAGAACTACATCCCTCCCCAGTCTTTGACGCTGTCCTGCCCAGTGTGCAGACAGACTTCCATCTTGCCAGAGAAGGGTGTGGCAGCCCTGCAGAACAACTTCTTCATCACAAACCTAATGGAGGTGTTACAGCGAGACCCAGAGTGCAGCCGACCTGAGGCCTGTAATGTTCTGGAGTCAGCCAGTGCAGCGACGGCCTGTCAGCCCCTCTCTTGCCCCAATCACGAGGGCAAG GTGATGGAGTTTTACTGCGAGTCATGTGAAACAGCCATGTGTCTGGAGTGTACAGAAGGGGAACACAGGGAACATGTGACAGTTCCTCTGAGGGATGTGCTGGAACAGCATAAGTCAGCGCTAAAAAATCAGCTGGACGCTGTGCGCAACAG GCTACCTCAGCTGACGGCTGCCATTGAGCTTGTGAATGAGATTTCAAAGCAGCTTACAGAGCGGAAAAATGAGGCAGTGACTGAAATCAGTAACACGTTTGACGAGCTGGAGAAGGCCTTACACCAACGCAAGACTGCTCTCATTACTGAGGTGGAAAACATCTGCAGCACTAAGCAGAAG GTGCTTCAAGCCCAGCTGACCTCTTTGCTTCAGGGCAAAGAGAATATTCAAAGCAGCTGCAACTTCACCGAGCAGGCCCTGAGCCACGGCAGCGCCACGGAGGTCCTGCTGGTCCAGAAGCAGATGGGCGAGCGGGTCAGTGCCCTGGCACGACACACATTTCCTGAGCATCCCCACGAAAACGGACATCTGGAATGCCAGGTAGAGACGGATGGACTGAGACGCTCCATTCAGAACCTGGGAGTCCTGATCACAACAGGGACTGTAGGCCACACCAGTGTCGCCACCGGCGAAGGCCTGCGGCACGCATTAGTCGGCCAACACACTACTGTCACAGTCACTACTAAAGACAAGGACGGAGAGCTAGTGAAGACTGGCAACGCCACTCTGAGGGCAGAGATCATCTCTGCAGACGGAGTGTGCACTGAAGCCGAGGTGGCGGACAACAAGAACGGCACCTACGAGGTCGGATACACCATCCGCTCAGAGGGAGAGTTCACCTTCTCTTTGCTGCTGTACGAACAGCCCGTGAGGGGGAGTCCGTTCCGTTTGCGCGCCGTCAAGCCGTCAGACGTCCTGCAGTCGCCAGACGACGTGAAGAGAAGGGTGAAGTCCCCAAGTGGAGGAGGAGGTCATGTTCGACAGAAGGCTGTGCGCAGACCCTCCAGCATGTACAGCACCACCAAGAAAAAGGAAAACCCAATAGAGGATGAGCTGATCTACAGAGTGG GAACAAGAGGGCGAGACAAAGCAGAATTCACTAACCTACAAGGCATCTCCACCTCCAGTAATGGACGGATCGTGGTGGCCGACAGCAACAACCAGTGTATACAG GTTTTCACAAATGATGGCCAGTTTAAGATGAGGTTTGGGGTCAGGGGTCGTTCACCAGGGCAGCTGCAGCGCCCCACAGGGGTCACAGTGGACATGAACGGGGATATTATTGTAGCAGATTACGACAACAGATGGATTAGCATCTTCTCTTCGGATGGCAAGTTCAAG AACAAAATTGGAGCTGGGAGACTGATGGGACCCAAAGGTGTGGCTGTGGATAAGAATGGGCATATCATCACAGTTGATAATAAGGCCTGCTGTGTCTTCATCTTCCAATCAAATGGGAAGCTGGTGACTAAGTTTGGAGCCAGAGGAACATCGGACAGACACTTTGCAG aaAAAAGTGGTGCAAACATTGCACTGGAACAAAAGCTTAGTAAATCTGGCCCTGTTTTCA GTCCTCACTTTGTGGCcgtaaataacaaaaatgaaattgtggTAACAGACTTTCATAACCATTCAGTCAAG GTGTACAATGCAGATGGGGAGTTCCTGTTTAAATTTGGCTCCCACGGAGAGGGCAACGGCCAGTTCAATGCCCCGACAGGCGTGGCTGTGGATGCCAATGGAAATATCATTGTTGCCGATTGGGGTAACAGTCGGATCCAG GTGTTCGACAGCTCAGGGTCCTTCCTGTCCTACATCAACACATCAGCGGACCCCCTTTACGGCCCCCAGGGCCTGGCCCTCACATCTGATGGTCATGTGGCGGTGGCGGACTCTGGGAACCACTGCTTCAAGGTCTACCGCTACCTGCAGTAG
- the LOC116048362 gene encoding tripartite motif-containing protein 3-like isoform X2: MSATMAKRETGSTSPVVRQIDKQFLVCSICLDHYHNPKVLPCLHTFCEKCLQNYIPPQSLTLSCPVCRQTSILPEKGVAALQNNFFITNLMEVLQRDPECSRPEACNVLESASAATACQPLSCPNHEGKVMEFYCESCETAMCLECTEGEHREHVTVPLRDVLEQHKSALKNQLDAVRNRLPQLTAAIELVNEISKQLTERKNEAVTEISNTFDELEKALHQRKTALITEVENICSTKQKVLQAQLTSLLQGKENIQSSCNFTEQALSHGSATEVLLVQKQMGERVSALARHTFPEHPHENGHLECQVETDGLRRSIQNLGVLITTGTVGHTSVATGEGLRHALVGQHTTVTVTTKDKDGELVKTGNATLRAEIISADGVCTEAEVADNKNGTYEVGYTIRSEGEFTFSLLLYEQPVRGSPFRLRAVKPSDVLQSPDDVKRRVKSPSGGGGHVRQKAVRRPSSMYSTTKKKENPIEDELIYRVGTRGRDKAEFTNLQGISTSSNGRIVVADSNNQCIQVFTNDGQFKMRFGVRGRSPGQLQRPTGVTVDMNGDIIVADYDNRWISIFSSDGKFKNKIGAGRLMGPKGVAVDKNGHIITVDNKACCVFIFQSNGKLVTKFGARGTSDRHFAGPHFVAVNNKNEIVVTDFHNHSVKVYNADGEFLFKFGSHGEGNGQFNAPTGVAVDANGNIIVADWGNSRIQVFDSSGSFLSYINTSADPLYGPQGLALTSDGHVAVADSGNHCFKVYRYLQ, encoded by the exons ATGTCCGCCACCATGGCTAAGCGTGAGACCGGCAGCACCAGCCCTGTGGTCAGGCAGATAGACAAGCAGTTCCTGGTCTGCAGCATTTGTTTGGACCATTATCACAACCCCAAGGTCCTGCCCTGCCTGCACACCTTCTGTGAGAA ATGTCTACAGAACTACATCCCTCCCCAGTCTTTGACGCTGTCCTGCCCAGTGTGCAGACAGACTTCCATCTTGCCAGAGAAGGGTGTGGCAGCCCTGCAGAACAACTTCTTCATCACAAACCTAATGGAGGTGTTACAGCGAGACCCAGAGTGCAGCCGACCTGAGGCCTGTAATGTTCTGGAGTCAGCCAGTGCAGCGACGGCCTGTCAGCCCCTCTCTTGCCCCAATCACGAGGGCAAG GTGATGGAGTTTTACTGCGAGTCATGTGAAACAGCCATGTGTCTGGAGTGTACAGAAGGGGAACACAGGGAACATGTGACAGTTCCTCTGAGGGATGTGCTGGAACAGCATAAGTCAGCGCTAAAAAATCAGCTGGACGCTGTGCGCAACAG GCTACCTCAGCTGACGGCTGCCATTGAGCTTGTGAATGAGATTTCAAAGCAGCTTACAGAGCGGAAAAATGAGGCAGTGACTGAAATCAGTAACACGTTTGACGAGCTGGAGAAGGCCTTACACCAACGCAAGACTGCTCTCATTACTGAGGTGGAAAACATCTGCAGCACTAAGCAGAAG GTGCTTCAAGCCCAGCTGACCTCTTTGCTTCAGGGCAAAGAGAATATTCAAAGCAGCTGCAACTTCACCGAGCAGGCCCTGAGCCACGGCAGCGCCACGGAGGTCCTGCTGGTCCAGAAGCAGATGGGCGAGCGGGTCAGTGCCCTGGCACGACACACATTTCCTGAGCATCCCCACGAAAACGGACATCTGGAATGCCAGGTAGAGACGGATGGACTGAGACGCTCCATTCAGAACCTGGGAGTCCTGATCACAACAGGGACTGTAGGCCACACCAGTGTCGCCACCGGCGAAGGCCTGCGGCACGCATTAGTCGGCCAACACACTACTGTCACAGTCACTACTAAAGACAAGGACGGAGAGCTAGTGAAGACTGGCAACGCCACTCTGAGGGCAGAGATCATCTCTGCAGACGGAGTGTGCACTGAAGCCGAGGTGGCGGACAACAAGAACGGCACCTACGAGGTCGGATACACCATCCGCTCAGAGGGAGAGTTCACCTTCTCTTTGCTGCTGTACGAACAGCCCGTGAGGGGGAGTCCGTTCCGTTTGCGCGCCGTCAAGCCGTCAGACGTCCTGCAGTCGCCAGACGACGTGAAGAGAAGGGTGAAGTCCCCAAGTGGAGGAGGAGGTCATGTTCGACAGAAGGCTGTGCGCAGACCCTCCAGCATGTACAGCACCACCAAGAAAAAGGAAAACCCAATAGAGGATGAGCTGATCTACAGAGTGG GAACAAGAGGGCGAGACAAAGCAGAATTCACTAACCTACAAGGCATCTCCACCTCCAGTAATGGACGGATCGTGGTGGCCGACAGCAACAACCAGTGTATACAG GTTTTCACAAATGATGGCCAGTTTAAGATGAGGTTTGGGGTCAGGGGTCGTTCACCAGGGCAGCTGCAGCGCCCCACAGGGGTCACAGTGGACATGAACGGGGATATTATTGTAGCAGATTACGACAACAGATGGATTAGCATCTTCTCTTCGGATGGCAAGTTCAAG AACAAAATTGGAGCTGGGAGACTGATGGGACCCAAAGGTGTGGCTGTGGATAAGAATGGGCATATCATCACAGTTGATAATAAGGCCTGCTGTGTCTTCATCTTCCAATCAAATGGGAAGCTGGTGACTAAGTTTGGAGCCAGAGGAACATCGGACAGACACTTTGCAG GTCCTCACTTTGTGGCcgtaaataacaaaaatgaaattgtggTAACAGACTTTCATAACCATTCAGTCAAG GTGTACAATGCAGATGGGGAGTTCCTGTTTAAATTTGGCTCCCACGGAGAGGGCAACGGCCAGTTCAATGCCCCGACAGGCGTGGCTGTGGATGCCAATGGAAATATCATTGTTGCCGATTGGGGTAACAGTCGGATCCAG GTGTTCGACAGCTCAGGGTCCTTCCTGTCCTACATCAACACATCAGCGGACCCCCTTTACGGCCCCCAGGGCCTGGCCCTCACATCTGATGGTCATGTGGCGGTGGCGGACTCTGGGAACCACTGCTTCAAGGTCTACCGCTACCTGCAGTAG